Proteins from a single region of Streptomyces spectabilis:
- a CDS encoding ATP-binding cassette domain-containing protein — MYEATAHDHITLTGARENNLKEVSLRIPKGRLTVFTGVSGSGKSSVVFDTIAVESQRQLNETFTWFVRNRLPKYERPHADAIEDLAPAIVVDQKPIGGHSRSTVGTMTDIYSVIRVLFSRHGTPSAGPATAYSFNDPSGMCPECAGLGRTVRPDYDRILDPGKSLADGAILFPPFAVGTWQGQTYTNTTDLDPHKPVRDFTAAERRFLLRGHPGGKKVSVDNTGGARDIDFEGLADRFERLYLHRDLSALSQRTRDLVQGFLVEGRCPACAGARLNPAALASRVNGLNIADCARMEVTDLIAELGRVDDPVAGPVARAAVAALERVEAIGLGYLSLDRETSTLSGGEGQRLKMVRHLGSSLTGMTYIFDEPSVGLHPRDVGRLGDLLLRLRDKGNTVLVVEHDPDVIAIADHVVDMGPAAGSHGGLVVFEGTPDALRAADTLTGRSLRRATGVKEHPREPVGDTWIKGADLHNLQDVSVRVPTGVLTAVTGVAGSGKSTLVSEVFTAQHPDAVVVDQSAIGISGRSTPATYLGIMDRVRALFARHTGAEPGLFSFNSSGACESCQGRGIIYSDLAFMDPVTTTCEACEGRRFKPEVLRLTVGGRSVVDVLDMTAEQALAFLADFPDPAVRRRLGALRDVGLTYLTLGQPLSTLSGGERQRIKLATQLHRTGTTYVLDEPTTGLHMADIDGLLALLDRLVDAGNTVLVVEHNLDVVKHADWVIDLGPDGGKHGGRVVFEGTPRELLAADGSFTAEHLRRAVAA; from the coding sequence ATGTACGAAGCAACCGCCCATGACCACATCACCCTCACCGGAGCCCGCGAGAACAACCTGAAGGAGGTGAGCCTGCGCATCCCCAAGGGCAGGCTCACCGTCTTCACCGGCGTCTCCGGCTCGGGGAAGTCGTCGGTCGTCTTCGACACCATCGCCGTCGAGTCGCAGCGCCAGCTCAACGAGACGTTCACCTGGTTCGTCCGCAACCGCCTGCCGAAGTACGAGCGGCCGCACGCGGACGCCATCGAGGACCTGGCGCCCGCGATCGTCGTCGACCAGAAGCCGATCGGCGGCCACTCCCGGTCCACCGTCGGCACCATGACGGACATCTATTCGGTGATCCGGGTCCTGTTCTCGCGGCACGGCACGCCGAGCGCGGGCCCGGCCACCGCGTACTCCTTCAACGACCCCAGCGGCATGTGCCCCGAGTGCGCCGGGCTCGGCCGCACCGTGCGGCCCGACTACGACCGCATCCTGGACCCCGGCAAGTCCCTCGCGGACGGCGCGATCCTGTTCCCGCCGTTCGCCGTCGGGACCTGGCAGGGCCAGACGTACACCAACACCACGGACCTCGACCCGCACAAGCCGGTCCGCGACTTCACCGCCGCGGAGCGGCGCTTCCTGCTGCGCGGGCACCCCGGCGGCAAGAAGGTGAGCGTGGACAACACCGGCGGCGCCCGCGACATCGACTTCGAGGGCCTCGCCGACCGGTTCGAGCGCCTCTACCTCCACCGCGACCTGTCGGCACTCTCCCAGCGGACCCGCGACCTGGTCCAGGGCTTCCTCGTCGAGGGCCGCTGCCCTGCCTGCGCGGGCGCGCGGCTCAACCCGGCGGCGCTCGCCAGCCGCGTCAACGGCCTGAACATCGCCGACTGCGCCCGGATGGAGGTCACCGACCTCATCGCGGAGCTCGGGCGCGTCGACGACCCGGTCGCGGGCCCCGTCGCACGGGCCGCCGTCGCCGCGCTCGAACGCGTCGAGGCGATCGGCCTCGGCTACCTCAGCCTCGACCGCGAGACCTCCACGCTCTCCGGCGGCGAGGGCCAGCGCCTGAAGATGGTCCGGCACCTGGGCTCCAGCCTCACCGGGATGACGTACATCTTCGACGAGCCGAGCGTCGGACTGCACCCGCGGGACGTGGGGCGCCTGGGCGACCTGCTGCTGCGCCTGCGCGACAAGGGCAACACGGTCCTCGTCGTCGAGCACGACCCGGACGTCATCGCGATCGCCGACCACGTCGTCGACATGGGCCCGGCCGCGGGCAGCCACGGCGGCCTGGTCGTCTTCGAGGGCACCCCGGACGCGCTGCGCGCCGCCGACACGCTCACCGGCCGCTCCCTGCGGCGCGCCACGGGCGTGAAGGAGCACCCGCGCGAGCCCGTCGGCGACACCTGGATCAAGGGCGCGGACCTGCACAACCTCCAGGACGTGAGCGTACGGGTGCCCACCGGCGTGCTCACCGCGGTCACCGGCGTCGCGGGCTCGGGCAAGAGCACGCTCGTCTCCGAGGTGTTCACCGCCCAGCACCCGGACGCCGTGGTCGTCGACCAGTCCGCCATCGGCATCTCGGGCCGGTCGACCCCCGCGACCTACCTGGGGATCATGGACCGTGTACGGGCCCTGTTCGCCCGGCACACGGGCGCGGAGCCGGGCCTGTTCAGCTTCAACTCCAGCGGCGCGTGCGAGAGCTGCCAGGGCCGCGGGATCATCTACAGCGACCTGGCGTTCATGGACCCGGTGACGACGACCTGCGAGGCGTGCGAGGGGCGGCGCTTCAAGCCGGAGGTGCTCCGCCTGACCGTGGGCGGCCGCTCGGTCGTGGACGTCCTGGACATGACCGCCGAGCAGGCCCTCGCCTTCCTGGCGGACTTCCCCGACCCGGCGGTGCGCCGCCGCCTCGGCGCCCTGCGGGACGTCGGGCTCACCTACCTCACGCTCGGGCAGCCGCTGAGCACCCTCTCCGGCGGCGAGCGCCAGCGCATCAAGCTCGCCACCCAGCTGCACAGGACCGGGACGACGTACGTCCTGGACGAGCCGACGACCGGTCTGCACATGGCGGACATCGACGGGCTCCTCGCCCTGCTCGACCGGCTCGTCGACGCCGGGAACACCGTCCTGGTCGTCGAGCACAACCTGGACGTCGTCAAGCACGCCGACTGGGTCATCGACCTCGGACCGGACGGCGGCAAGCACGGCGGCCGCGTCGTCTTCGAGGGCACGCCGCGCGAACTGCTCGCCGCCGACGGGTCGTTCACGGCGGAACACCTCCGGCGGGCGGTGGCCGCGTAG
- a CDS encoding ABC-F family ATP-binding cassette domain-containing protein, translating into MSTVPTPSITCTSLSFAWPDGAPVFDGLQAAFGPGRTGLIGRNGSGKSTLLKLVAGELAPGEGTVRTADDVGYLPQNVTLDTALRVDEVLGIAGTRAALHAIEAGDVREEHFTAVGDDWDVEERATATLDQLGLGRIGLDRTTGEVSGGESVLLRLAALLLRRPGVLLLDEPTNNLDLYARRRLYAAVDAWSGVLVVVSHDRELLDRVDQIADLRDGEVTWYGGNFSAYEEALAIEQEAAERMVRVAEADLRKQKRELADAQVKLARRKRYGQKMWDQKREPKIVMGNRKRAAQESAGKHRILHEEKLAEAKERLDDAVEAVRDDDEIRVDLPHTAVPPGRTVLTLSNLALRYGAAVRGEFEIRGPERIALVGRNGAGKTTLLRTIGGDLAPVGGEALTHVPMRFLPQRLDVLDDDLTVAENVARQAPDATNNRVRARLARFLFRGAKADQRAATLSGGERFRAALAALMLAEPAPQLLLLDEPTNNLDMASVRQLSSALESYEGALIVASHDLPFLESIGITRWLLLDGGLSELTGDRPQITADRPETPTEAVGYSA; encoded by the coding sequence ATGTCTACCGTCCCCACCCCGTCCATCACCTGTACGTCGCTGTCCTTCGCCTGGCCCGACGGCGCCCCCGTCTTCGACGGTCTCCAGGCCGCGTTCGGCCCCGGCAGGACCGGCCTCATCGGCCGCAACGGCTCGGGCAAGTCCACGCTCCTGAAGCTCGTCGCGGGCGAACTCGCCCCGGGCGAGGGCACGGTGCGCACCGCCGACGACGTCGGCTATCTGCCGCAGAACGTCACCCTCGACACCGCGCTGCGCGTCGACGAGGTCCTCGGCATCGCGGGGACGCGCGCCGCCCTGCACGCCATCGAGGCGGGCGACGTCCGCGAGGAGCACTTCACCGCCGTCGGCGACGACTGGGACGTCGAGGAGCGCGCCACGGCGACGCTCGACCAGCTCGGGCTCGGCCGCATCGGCCTCGACCGCACCACGGGCGAGGTCTCCGGCGGCGAGTCGGTGCTGCTCCGCCTTGCCGCGCTGCTGCTGCGCAGGCCCGGCGTGCTGCTGCTCGACGAACCCACCAACAACCTGGACCTGTACGCCCGGCGCCGCCTCTACGCGGCCGTCGACGCCTGGTCCGGCGTGCTCGTGGTGGTCAGCCACGACCGCGAACTCCTGGACCGCGTCGACCAGATCGCCGATCTGCGGGACGGCGAGGTCACCTGGTACGGCGGGAACTTCTCCGCGTACGAGGAGGCCCTCGCCATCGAACAGGAGGCCGCGGAGCGCATGGTGCGCGTCGCCGAGGCCGATCTGCGCAAGCAGAAGCGCGAACTGGCCGACGCCCAGGTCAAATTGGCCCGGCGCAAGCGGTACGGCCAGAAGATGTGGGACCAGAAGCGGGAGCCGAAGATCGTCATGGGCAACCGCAAGCGGGCCGCCCAGGAGTCCGCGGGCAAGCACCGCATCCTGCACGAGGAGAAGCTCGCCGAGGCCAAGGAGCGCCTCGACGACGCGGTGGAGGCCGTGCGGGACGACGACGAGATTCGCGTCGACCTGCCCCACACGGCGGTGCCGCCGGGCCGCACCGTGCTCACCCTGAGCAATCTGGCGCTGCGGTACGGTGCCGCCGTGCGCGGCGAGTTCGAGATCAGGGGCCCGGAGCGGATCGCGCTCGTGGGCCGCAACGGCGCGGGCAAGACCACGCTCCTGCGGACCATCGGCGGCGACCTCGCACCGGTCGGCGGCGAAGCGCTCACCCATGTGCCGATGCGCTTCCTGCCCCAGCGCCTCGACGTCCTCGACGACGACCTGACCGTCGCCGAGAACGTGGCGCGGCAGGCTCCGGACGCGACCAACAACCGGGTCCGGGCACGCCTGGCCCGCTTCCTGTTCCGGGGCGCCAAGGCCGACCAGCGGGCGGCCACCCTGTCGGGCGGCGAGCGGTTCCGGGCGGCGCTCGCGGCGCTCATGCTGGCCGAGCCCGCACCCCAGCTGCTCCTGCTCGACGAGCCGACGAACAACCTCGACATGGCGAGCGTACGGCAGCTGTCGTCGGCCCTGGAGTCGTACGAGGGCGCGCTGATCGTGGCCAGTCACGACCTGCCGTTCCTGGAGTCGATCGGCATCACCCGCTGGCTGCTGCTCGACGGCGGGCTCAGCGAGCTGACGGGGGACCGCCCGCAGATCACGGCGGACCGCCCGGAAACACCGACAGAAGCTGTCGGGTATTCCGCCTAG
- a CDS encoding isocitrate lyase/PEP mutase family protein, with protein MTHLTDHATAFRDLHVPGSPLVLPNAWDAASARLVETAGAVAVATTSAGLAWALGAGDGDRLTRDRALGAVARIVDAVSVPVTADIESGYAEDAAGVADTVRAVLAAGAVGVNIEDGRYAGGEPLRPVAEQAERIAAARAAADAAGVPLFVNARVDTYLRGVGEEARERLELTLERAAAFLDAGADGVFVPGVVDPETVGALVAKIEGPVNVMAGPGAPPVARLAALGVARISVGSGIAQAAHALVRGAARELLTRGTYGSLEGGLDFGELDRLLGR; from the coding sequence ATGACGCACCTGACCGACCACGCGACCGCCTTCCGTGACCTGCACGTTCCCGGCTCCCCGCTGGTCCTGCCCAACGCCTGGGACGCCGCGAGCGCCCGGCTCGTCGAGACGGCGGGGGCCGTCGCCGTCGCCACCACCAGCGCCGGGCTCGCCTGGGCCCTCGGCGCGGGCGACGGCGACCGGCTCACCCGCGACCGGGCGCTGGGCGCCGTGGCCCGGATCGTGGACGCGGTCTCCGTGCCCGTGACCGCCGACATCGAGAGCGGTTACGCCGAGGACGCCGCGGGCGTCGCCGACACCGTCCGGGCGGTCCTCGCCGCGGGCGCGGTCGGTGTGAACATCGAGGACGGCCGGTACGCCGGGGGCGAGCCGCTGCGGCCGGTCGCCGAGCAGGCCGAGCGGATCGCGGCCGCGCGCGCAGCCGCCGACGCGGCGGGCGTGCCCCTGTTCGTGAACGCGCGCGTCGACACCTATCTGCGCGGCGTGGGGGAGGAGGCGCGGGAACGCCTTGAGCTGACCCTGGAGCGGGCCGCCGCGTTCCTCGACGCCGGGGCCGACGGCGTCTTCGTGCCCGGGGTGGTCGACCCGGAGACGGTCGGGGCCCTGGTCGCGAAGATCGAAGGGCCGGTCAACGTGATGGCGGGCCCGGGGGCGCCGCCGGTGGCACGGCTTGCCGCGCTCGGGGTGGCGCGGATCAGCGTGGGCTCGGGCATCGCACAGGCGGCGCACGCGCTGGTGCGCGGGGCGGCGCGGGAACTGCTCACTCGGGGCACGTACGGATCGCTGGAGGGCGGACTCGACTTCGGTGAGCTCGACCGGCTGCTCGGCCGCTGA
- a CDS encoding SsgA family sporulation/cell division regulator, with translation MSTVIEQAVEARLVAAAPRMPTIPARLHYDQRDPFAVRMSFPAPATLEGVEVHWTFARELLTQGVESTVGDGDVRVRPYGYERTVLEFHAPEGTAIVHVRTGDLRRFLHRTMALVPAGQEHQHVDLDQDLADLMRDAC, from the coding sequence TTGTCCACTGTCATCGAGCAAGCCGTCGAGGCCCGCCTGGTCGCCGCGGCGCCCCGGATGCCGACCATCCCCGCCAGGCTCCACTACGACCAGCGGGACCCCTTCGCGGTGCGCATGAGCTTCCCGGCCCCCGCGACCCTGGAGGGCGTCGAGGTGCACTGGACGTTCGCCCGCGAGCTGCTCACCCAGGGCGTGGAGAGCACGGTGGGCGACGGCGACGTCCGCGTGCGGCCGTACGGCTACGAGCGCACGGTCCTGGAGTTCCACGCCCCCGAGGGCACCGCCATCGTGCACGTCCGCACCGGTGACCTGCGCCGGTTCCTGCACCGCACGATGGCCCTCGTGCCGGCGGGCCAGGAGCACCAGCACGTGGACCTGGACCAGGACCTGGCCGATCTGATGCGCGACGCCTGCTGA
- a CDS encoding WD40/YVTN/BNR-like repeat-containing protein — MGSAGASAHRGGSPAWDLKPTGTDARFRGLAAVSRSTAWAAGSKGTVLRTADGGAHWRDVSPPGAAGLEFRDVEAFDGRRAVVLAIGEGEASRLYRTTDGGQTWTESFRNPDPRAFYDCMTFFDRRHGLALSDPVDGKYRILSTADGGRSWKVLPDKGMPAAQTGESAFAASGQCLVSAGPRDVWLATGGAARGRVLHSADRGLTWTATDAPIPAGDPARGVFGLAFRDRTHGLAVGGDYRAGEPSPRAAAVTRDGGRTWRPSARPVPAYRSGVAWLPYSRTTALAVGPTGTDLTTDAGRSWRTVDGGSYDTVDCAPDLGCWAAGEKGRVARLEPR, encoded by the coding sequence GTGGGTTCGGCCGGGGCATCCGCCCACCGGGGCGGCTCCCCGGCCTGGGACCTCAAACCCACCGGGACGGACGCCCGCTTCCGGGGTCTCGCCGCCGTCAGCCGGAGCACCGCCTGGGCTGCCGGGTCCAAGGGCACCGTCCTGCGCACCGCGGACGGCGGCGCGCACTGGCGGGACGTGTCGCCGCCCGGCGCGGCGGGCCTGGAGTTCCGCGACGTCGAGGCGTTCGACGGGCGCCGGGCCGTGGTGCTCGCGATCGGCGAGGGCGAGGCCTCGCGGCTCTACCGCACCACCGACGGCGGGCAGACCTGGACGGAGTCCTTCCGCAACCCCGACCCCCGGGCCTTCTACGACTGCATGACCTTCTTCGACCGCCGCCACGGCCTCGCCCTGAGCGACCCGGTGGACGGCAAGTACCGCATCCTGTCCACCGCGGACGGCGGCCGCTCCTGGAAGGTCCTTCCGGACAAGGGCATGCCCGCCGCCCAGACCGGCGAGAGCGCCTTCGCCGCGAGCGGCCAGTGCCTGGTGAGCGCGGGCCCGCGCGACGTCTGGCTGGCCACGGGCGGCGCCGCCCGCGGCCGGGTCCTCCACTCGGCCGACCGGGGCCTGACCTGGACGGCCACCGATGCGCCGATCCCGGCGGGGGATCCCGCGCGCGGGGTCTTCGGCCTCGCCTTCCGCGACCGTACGCACGGGCTCGCCGTCGGCGGCGACTACCGCGCCGGGGAGCCGTCGCCCCGGGCCGCCGCCGTGACCCGCGACGGCGGGCGCACCTGGCGGCCGTCCGCGCGGCCCGTGCCCGCCTACCGCTCGGGCGTCGCCTGGCTTCCGTACAGCCGCACCACGGCCCTCGCCGTCGGACCCACCGGCACCGACCTCACGACGGACGCGGGGCGCTCCTGGCGCACGGTCGACGGCGGCTCGTACGACACCGTGGACTGCGCCCCCGACCTGGGCTGCTGGGCGGCGGGCGAGAAGGGTCGCGTGGCGCGCCTCGAACCGCGCTGA
- a CDS encoding YciI family protein, translating to MFVMELTYTAPVDRVDALLAEHVAWLDEQYAAGVFLASGRKNPRDGGVILAVGDSRAEIEEVAARDPFVTGGVCTYRITEFLATKTAPALAGYRQRLPA from the coding sequence ATGTTCGTCATGGAGCTCACCTACACCGCCCCGGTCGACCGTGTCGACGCCCTGCTCGCCGAGCACGTCGCATGGCTCGACGAGCAGTACGCCGCCGGGGTGTTCCTCGCCTCGGGGCGGAAGAACCCGCGGGACGGCGGGGTGATCCTCGCCGTCGGGGACAGCCGCGCGGAGATCGAGGAGGTCGCGGCGCGGGACCCCTTCGTCACCGGCGGGGTGTGCACGTACCGGATCACCGAGTTCCTCGCCACGAAGACGGCGCCCGCGCTGGCCGGCTACCGGCAGCGGCTGCCCGCGTGA
- a CDS encoding AfsR/SARP family transcriptional regulator, translating into MDLGIRVLGPVELRGAGPGERLGSAKERLVLAALALDAGRPVSLDTLIHRLWDDAPPAKPRASVHAYAARIRRRLRAAHDGELLLQQAHTYTLALHPRHVDCHRFAELADRARVLTDGGGDAEALGLLREAEELWRGEPLAGLPGLWAERVRAGLEEKHLAAHLTRFGIELRRGHFAELVPEVGALLEQYPSDETLACQLMTAAYGCGRQSDALRVYDTVRRRLREQLGTDPGDALTRLHRLVLNGAPLHELLPPPEPAVAAPRTLPSHPELVGREHELAAILSAAPAQAAPGAVITLQAVSGMAGVGKSLLAVHAARHLGGRYPDGQIHLDLRAHSPGQEPLAPEAALRALLRVLGVPARAIPDTLDELVSLWRTLLSTRRAVIVLDDAAGPEQLRPLLPGASPSLVIITSRRRITGLPGVRPVLLDVLPPDDAAALFRRLAGHERTGRAHEVADIVRLSGYLPLAIELAAGRLASRPAWTTANLLHRLTHGHGRLAEIRDGSREMVRAFEVSYMTLTTEERAVFRRLGLQLGPDFETFTTAALTGLPARRAERVLESLLDAHLIQEPKPERYVFHDLLGEYARTLSLSEDPADERDGALRGLIDFYVQASDAADRLVYPRRARPDLPRPARGRATPAWPGPDAARHWLTAERPGLIAAERHCRTEGATQDAALLAGALANFLDEEGYSAEAQRMHESAARHWRAVHRPDAEARALLDLGSALSRCGRYDEAFTAVRRARQVADRLRDSAVQAEALHLLGLLHWNLGRLPKALALQNEALALRLPTEDAWQIARCRNNLGITLLYLGDFRLAEDHFHAALAGFRTAGDELMRARVLNNCADLKTAVGDQESARKLLTAALEIFTELSSPSARAITQVNLANTMDSPAELNRMLDLYRDSLATFRRLGDRRNASITLHGIGLALHAADQFLEAAAQHRHALDLARSIGAAHEEAQALHGIGAAEQHLGQYAAAAAHFAEAIATAERTGSEPEAARARASLDALRAQNSAREGSGAQQR; encoded by the coding sequence GTGGACTTGGGCATTCGCGTCCTCGGCCCCGTCGAGCTGCGCGGCGCCGGGCCGGGCGAGCGCCTCGGGTCGGCGAAGGAGCGCCTCGTCCTCGCGGCCCTGGCGCTCGACGCGGGCCGCCCCGTCTCCCTGGACACCCTCATCCACCGGCTGTGGGACGACGCGCCGCCCGCCAAGCCGCGCGCGAGCGTGCACGCGTACGCCGCCCGCATCCGCCGCCGGCTCCGGGCCGCCCACGACGGCGAACTCCTCCTCCAGCAGGCGCACACCTACACGCTCGCCCTGCACCCGCGCCACGTGGACTGCCACCGCTTCGCGGAACTGGCCGACCGCGCCCGGGTCCTGACCGACGGCGGCGGCGACGCCGAGGCCCTCGGCCTGCTGCGCGAGGCGGAGGAGCTGTGGCGCGGCGAGCCGCTGGCCGGACTCCCGGGCCTGTGGGCCGAGCGGGTGCGCGCGGGCCTCGAGGAGAAGCACCTCGCCGCGCACCTCACCCGCTTCGGCATCGAGCTGCGCCGGGGCCACTTCGCCGAGCTGGTGCCGGAGGTGGGCGCGCTCCTGGAGCAGTACCCGAGCGACGAGACCCTCGCCTGCCAGCTGATGACCGCGGCCTACGGCTGCGGGCGGCAGTCCGACGCCCTGCGCGTGTACGACACCGTGCGGCGAAGACTGCGCGAGCAGCTCGGCACCGACCCGGGCGACGCGCTCACCCGGCTGCACCGGCTCGTCCTGAACGGCGCCCCGCTGCACGAGCTGCTCCCGCCGCCCGAGCCCGCCGTGGCCGCGCCCCGCACCCTGCCGAGCCACCCCGAACTGGTCGGTCGCGAGCACGAGTTGGCCGCCATCCTCAGCGCCGCGCCCGCGCAGGCCGCCCCCGGCGCCGTCATCACCCTGCAGGCCGTCTCCGGCATGGCCGGGGTCGGCAAGTCCCTGCTCGCCGTGCACGCGGCCCGGCACCTCGGCGGCCGCTACCCCGACGGCCAGATCCATCTGGACCTGCGCGCGCACTCCCCCGGCCAGGAGCCGCTCGCCCCCGAGGCCGCGCTGCGGGCGCTCCTCAGGGTCCTCGGCGTCCCGGCCCGCGCGATCCCCGACACCCTGGACGAACTCGTCAGCCTGTGGCGTACGTTGCTCAGCACCCGGCGCGCGGTCATCGTCCTGGACGACGCGGCGGGACCCGAGCAGCTGCGCCCGCTCCTTCCCGGCGCCTCCCCCTCGCTCGTGATCATCACCAGCCGCCGCCGGATCACCGGCCTTCCCGGGGTGCGCCCCGTGCTGCTCGACGTGCTGCCGCCGGACGACGCCGCCGCGCTCTTCCGGCGTCTGGCCGGGCATGAGCGCACCGGCCGCGCGCACGAGGTCGCGGACATCGTCCGGCTCTCCGGATATCTGCCCCTCGCCATCGAACTCGCCGCCGGACGCCTCGCCTCGCGGCCCGCCTGGACCACCGCGAACCTGCTGCACCGGCTCACCCACGGGCACGGCCGCCTCGCGGAGATCCGCGACGGGAGCCGCGAAATGGTGCGCGCGTTTGAAGTCTCGTACATGACATTGACGACCGAAGAGCGGGCGGTTTTCCGGAGGCTCGGGCTCCAACTCGGGCCGGATTTCGAAACGTTCACGACGGCGGCGCTCACGGGGCTTCCGGCGCGCCGGGCCGAGCGCGTCCTGGAGTCCCTCCTGGACGCGCACCTCATTCAAGAACCGAAGCCGGAGCGCTACGTCTTCCACGATCTGCTGGGTGAATATGCGCGCACGCTTTCACTGTCCGAAGATCCGGCCGACGAACGCGACGGGGCGTTGCGCGGGTTGATCGATTTCTACGTACAGGCATCCGACGCCGCGGACCGTCTGGTCTATCCCCGCCGGGCCCGCCCCGACCTGCCCCGCCCCGCCCGCGGCCGCGCCACTCCCGCGTGGCCGGGCCCCGACGCGGCCCGTCACTGGCTCACCGCGGAGCGCCCGGGTCTGATCGCCGCGGAACGCCACTGCCGCACCGAGGGCGCCACCCAGGACGCGGCCCTGCTGGCCGGCGCACTGGCCAACTTCCTCGACGAGGAGGGCTACTCGGCCGAGGCCCAGCGGATGCACGAGTCCGCCGCCCGGCACTGGCGGGCCGTGCACCGCCCCGACGCGGAGGCCCGGGCCCTGCTCGACCTGGGCTCCGCCCTGTCGCGCTGCGGGCGCTACGACGAGGCCTTCACCGCGGTACGGCGCGCACGCCAGGTGGCGGACCGGCTTCGCGACTCGGCGGTGCAGGCGGAGGCGCTGCACCTGCTCGGCCTGCTGCACTGGAACCTCGGCCGCCTGCCGAAGGCGCTCGCCCTGCAGAACGAGGCGCTGGCCCTGCGGCTGCCGACCGAGGACGCCTGGCAGATCGCCCGGTGCCGGAACAACCTCGGCATCACCCTGCTCTATCTCGGGGATTTCCGACTGGCCGAGGATCATTTCCATGCCGCGCTGGCGGGGTTCCGTACCGCAGGCGACGAACTCATGCGCGCCCGGGTACTCAATAACTGCGCCGATCTCAAAACCGCCGTCGGCGACCAGGAATCCGCGAGGAAACTCCTGACCGCCGCCCTGGAAATCTTCACGGAACTCAGCAGCCCGTCGGCGCGCGCCATCACTCAGGTCAATCTGGCGAACACCATGGATTCCCCCGCGGAACTCAATCGGATGCTTGATCTCTACCGGGATTCCCTGGCCACGTTCCGCCGCCTCGGCGACCGGCGCAACGCCTCCATCACCTTGCACGGCATCGGGCTCGCCCTGCACGCGGCGGACCAGTTCCTGGAAGCGGCCGCGCAGCACCGGCACGCACTTGACCTGGCCCGCAGCATCGGCGCGGCGCACGAGGAAGCCCAGGCGCTGCACGGCATCGGCGCGGCCGAACAGCACCTCGGGCAGTATGCGGCGGCCGCCGCGCACTTCGCCGAGGCGATCGCGACGGCGGAGCGGACGGGCAGCGAGCCGGAGGCCGCGAGGGCACGGGCGAGTCTGGACGCGCTACGCGCGCAGAACTCAGCGCGAGAGGGCAGCGGGGCACAGCAGCGCTGA